A region of Arabidopsis thaliana chromosome 5, partial sequence DNA encodes the following proteins:
- a CDS encoding Leucine-rich receptor-like protein kinase family protein (Leucine-rich receptor-like protein kinase family protein; FUNCTIONS IN: protein serine/threonine kinase activity, kinase activity, ATP binding; INVOLVED IN: transmembrane receptor protein tyrosine kinase signaling pathway, protein amino acid phosphorylation; LOCATED IN: plasma membrane; EXPRESSED IN: 22 plant structures; EXPRESSED DURING: 13 growth stages; CONTAINS InterPro DOMAIN/s: Protein kinase, ATP binding site (InterPro:IPR017441), Protein kinase, catalytic domain (InterPro:IPR000719), Leucine-rich repeat-containing N-terminal domain, type 2 (InterPro:IPR013210), Leucine-rich repeat (InterPro:IPR001611), Serine-threonine/tyrosine-protein kinase (InterPro:IPR001245), Protein kinase-like domain (InterPro:IPR011009); BEST Arabidopsis thaliana protein match is: Leucine-rich repeat protein kinase family protein (TAIR:AT3G56370.1); Has 1807 Blast hits to 1807 proteins in 277 species: Archae - 0; Bacteria - 0; Metazoa - 736; Fungi - 347; Plants - 385; Viruses - 0; Other Eukaryotes - 339 (source: NCBI BLink).), giving the protein MFNGAVSLLFLFLAVVSARADPTFNDDVLGLIVFKAGLDDPLSKLSSWNSEDYDPCNWVGCTCDPATNRVSELRLDAFSLSGHIGRGLLRLQFLHTLVLSNNNLTGTLNPEFPHLGSLQVVDFSGNNLSGRIPDGFFEQCGSLRSVSLANNKLTGSIPVSLSYCSTLTHLNLSSNQLSGRLPRDIWFLKSLKSLDFSHNFLQGDIPDGLGGLYDLRHINLSRNWFSGDVPSDIGRCSSLKSLDLSENYFSGNLPDSMKSLGSCSSIRLRGNSLIGEIPDWIGDIATLEILDLSANNFTGTVPFSLGNLEFLKDLNLSANMLAGELPQTLSNCSNLISIDVSKNSFTGDVLKWMFTGNSESSSLSRFSLHKRSGNDTIMPIVGFLQGLRVLDLSSNGFTGELPSNIWILTSLLQLNMSTNSLFGSIPTGIGGLKVAEILDLSSNLLNGTLPSEIGGAVSLKQLHLHRNRLSGQIPAKISNCSALNTINLSENELSGAIPGSIGSLSNLEYIDLSRNNLSGSLPKEIEKLSHLLTFNISHNNITGELPAGGFFNTIPLSAVTGNPSLCGSVVNRSCLSVHPKPIVLNPNSSNPTNGPALTGQIRKSVLSISALIAIGAAAVIAIGVVAVTLLNVHARSSVSRHDAAAALALSVGETFSCSPSKDQEFGKLVMFSGEVDVFDTTGADALLNKDSELGRGGFGVVYKTSLQDGRPVAVKKLTVSGLIKSQEEFEREMRKLGKLRHKNVVEIKGYYWTQSLQLLIHEFVSGGSLYRHLHGDESVCLTWRQRFSIILGIARGLAFLHSSNITHYNMKATNVLIDAAGEAKVSDFGLARLLASALDRCVLSGKVQSALGYTAPEFACRTVKITDRCDVYGFGILVLEVVTGKRPVEYAEDDVVVLCETVREGLEEGRVEECVDPRLRGNFPAEEAIPVIKLGLVCGSQVPSNRPEMEEVVKILELIQCPSHDLE; this is encoded by the exons ATGTTCAACGGCGCCGTTTCActactcttcctcttccttgcCGTCGTTTCAGCGAGGGCAGATCCGACATTCAACGACGACGTTTTGGGTCTCATCGTTTTCAAGGCCGGACTCGACGACCCTCTCTCTAAGCTCTCTTCTTGGAACTCGGAAGACTACGATCCCTGCAACTGGGTCGGTTGCACATGCGACCCTGCCACCAATCGGGTCTCGGAGCTCCGCCTTGACGCCTTCTCTCTCTCCGGTCACATCGGCCGTGGCCTTCTCCGTCTCCAGTTCCTCCACACCTTGGTCCTCTCCAACAACAACCTCACCGGAACCCTAAACCCCGAGTTCCCTCACCTCGGCAGCCTCCAAGTCGTCGATTTCAGTGGCAATAATCTCTCGGGTCGGATCCCAGACGGGTTCTTCGAGCAATGCGGGTCCTTGAGGTCCGTTTCCTTGGCTAACAACAAACTCACAGGTTCTATTCCTGTCTCCCTCAGCTACTGTTCTACTCTCACCCATCTTAACCTCTCAAGCAATCAACTCTCTGGGAGGTTGCCCCGAGATATCTGGTTCCTCAAGAGCTTAAAGTCCCTTGATTTCTCTCACAATTTCCTCCAAGGAGATATCCCCGATGGCCTCGGCGGTCTCTACGATCTCCGTCATATCAACTTATCCAGGAACTGGTTTTCCGGTGACGTTCCTTCCGACATCGGACGATGCTCTTCCCTTAAATCGCTTGACTTGAGTGAGAACTACTTCTCCGGGAATCTTCCGGATTCGATGAAAAGCCTGGGCTCTTGCAGCTCCATCCGTCTGCGAGGAAACTCTCTGATCGGAGAAATCCCTGATTGGATCGGCGACATTGCCACTCTCGAGATTCTTGATCTCTCCGCCAACAACTTCACCGGCACTGTCCCATTCTCCCTCGGAAATCTCGAGTTTTTGAAGGATCTCAATCTATCCGCAAACATGCTCGCTGGAGAGCTCCCACAGACTCTCTCCAACTGCTCCAACCTAATCTCCATTGATGTCAGCAAGAATTCATTCACCGGAGATGTGCTTAAGTGGATGTTCACCGGAAACTCTGAAAGTTCCTCGCTTTCCAGATTTAGCCTCCACAAAAGATCAGGGAACGACACCATTATGCCCATCGTTGGATTCCTCCAAGGTCTCCGGGTCCTCGATCTGTCTTCAAACGGCTTCACCGGTGAATTACCGTCTAACATTTGGATTCTCACAAGTTTGTTGCAGCTCAATATGTCCACCAACTCTCTCTTCGGTTCCATACCCACCGGCATTGGAGGATTGAAAGTCGCTGAGATTCTTGATCTTAGTAGTAATCTTCTCAACGGAACCCTTCCTTCTGAGATCGGAGGAGCCGTCTCCCTGAAACAACTTCATCTCCACAGAAACCGCCTCTCCGGCCAGATTCCGGCAAAGATCTCTAACTGTTCGGCTTTAAACACAAT AAATCTATCGGAGAATGAACTATCCGGTGCGATTCCGGGGAGCATTGGCAGTCTGAGCAACCTTGAGTACATTGATCTGTCGAGAAACAATCTCTCGGGAAGTCTTCccaaagaaatagagaaactTTCGCATCTCTTGACCTTTAACATCTCCCACAACAACATCACAGGGGAGCTGCCAGCTGGAGGTTTCTTCAACACCATCCCTCTCTCTGCTGTCACCGGAAACCCATCCCTTTGTGGCTCCGTCGTTAACCGCTCATGTCTCTCTGTCCACCCCAAACCAATCGTCCTCAACCCCAACTCCTCCAATCCAACAAATGGTCCTGCTCTCACAGGGCAGATCAGGAAGAGCGTTCTGAGCATATCTGCGCTCATTGCCATTGGCGCAGCTGCCGTCATTGCCATCGGGGTGGTGGCTGTAACTCTGCTCAACGTGCACGCCCGATCTAGTGTTTCACGTCACGATGCAGCTGCTGCTCTCGCTCTGTCGGTTGGAGAGACGTTCAGCTGTTCGCCAAGTAAAGATCAAGAGTTTGGAAAGCTGGTCATGTTCTCAGGGGAAGTGGACGTGTTTGACACCACTGGCGCTGATGCGTTGCTCAACAAGGACAGCGAGCTGGGACGAGGCGGGTTCGGTGTGGTGTACAAAACGAGTCTTCAGGATGGGCGTCCTGTGGCAGTTAAGAAACTGACAGTGTCGGGTCTAATAAAGTCGCAGGAGGAGTtcgagagagagatgagaaaaCTCGGGAAGCTGAGGCACAAGAATGTGGTGGAGATAAAAGGGTACTACTGGACGCAATCGCTGCAGCTCTTGATCCACGAGTTTGTTTCAGGCGGAAGCTTGTACAGACATCTCCACGGAGATGAGAGCGTTTGCCTAACTTGGCGTCAACGTTTCAGTATCATTCTAGGGATAGCAAGAGGTCTGGCTTTTCTGCATAGCAGTAACATCACTCACTACAACATGAAAGCAACGAATGTGCTCATTGACGCCGCAGGGGAGGCTAAAGTCTCTGACTTTGGGCTGGCCAGACTGTTGGCTTCGGCGCTGGACAGGTGCGTCTTGAGTGGCAAGGTACAGAGCGCGTTGGGGTACACAGCCCCGGAGTTTGCATGCCGGACAGTCAAGATAACCGACAGGTGCGATGTTTACGGGTTTGGGATCCTGGTGCTGGAGGTGGTGACAGGGAAGAGACCCGTGGAGTACGCTGAGGACGACGTCGTGGTCTTGTGTGAGACGGTGAGAGAAGGGTTAGAAGAAGGGAGGGTGGAGGAGTGCGTTGACCCTCGGTTGAGAGGGAATTTTCCAGCGGAGGAGGCAATACCGGTGATTAAACTAGGGTTGGTGTGTGGGTCCCAAGTGCCGTCGAATAGGCCGGAGATGGAGGAAGTGGTGAAGATATTAGAGCTCATACAATGTCCCTCTCATGACTTAGAGTGA
- the WRKY62 gene encoding WRKY DNA-binding protein 62 (WRKY DNA-binding protein 62 (WRKY62); CONTAINS InterPro DOMAIN/s: DNA-binding WRKY (InterPro:IPR003657); BEST Arabidopsis thaliana protein match is: WRKY DNA-binding protein 38 (TAIR:AT5G22570.1); Has 3146 Blast hits to 2717 proteins in 131 species: Archae - 0; Bacteria - 0; Metazoa - 0; Fungi - 0; Plants - 3132; Viruses - 0; Other Eukaryotes - 14 (source: NCBI BLink).) — protein sequence MNSCQQKAMEKLLHGHGCANQLLIMDQTESDSSMEREDLAKSVLHCFSDALSILIDTNDHQDDQSNNSSPQDSSPVLESSRKPLHKRGRKTSMAESSDYHRHESSTPIYHDGFLWRKYGQKQIKESEYQRSYYKCAYTKDQNCEAKKQVQKIQHNPPLYSTTYFGQHICQLHQAYATFPIDTSDFEEHEGSHMIRFGHPNISFSSSTSNLRQHQNHQDRIKDEYMKPVIAEDWSPSQWMSSEVALAVEAFEFNPFWTSHDLSS from the exons atgaactCTTGCCAACAAAAGGCTATGGAGAAGTTGCTTCACGGGCATGGGTGCGCCAACCAGCTGCTCATCATGGACCAGACCGAGTCAGACTCGTCCATGGAAAGGGAGGATTTGGCCAAGTCCGTCCTCCATTGTTTCTCAGATGCGCTCTCCATCTTGATCGATACTAATGACCACCAAGACGATCAATCCAATAACTCATCTCCTCAGGACTCTTCTCCTGTGCTTGAGAGCTCCAGGAAACCACTTCACAAGAGGGGAAG AAAGACATCTATGGCAGAGAGCTCAGACTACCATAGACACGAATCTTCAACCCCGATCTACCACGACGGCTTCCTCTGGAGGAAATACGGACAAAAGCAGATCAAAGAATCTGAGTACCAAAGGAGTTACTACAAGTGTGCCTACACCAAGGACCAGAACTGTGAAGCAAAGAAGCAGGTTCAAAAGATCCAACACAATCCTCCATTGTACTCAACCACTTACTTCGGCCAGCACATATGCCAGCTTCATCAAGCTTATGCAACTTTCCCCATTGACACATCTGACTTCGAAGAGCACGAGGGATCCCACATGATCCGATTCGGTCACCCCAACATcagcttctcctcctccacctctaACCTCCGCCAACATCAGAATCATCAGGATCGCATCAAAGATGAATACATGAAACCGGTGATAGCAGAAGATTGGTCTCCATCCCAGTGGATGTCGTCCGAGGTTGCCCTCGCCGTGGAGGCTTTCGAGTTTAATCCTTTCTGGACATCTCACGACTTATCATCATGA